From a region of the Mycolicibacterium sp. MU0050 genome:
- a CDS encoding MCE family protein, with translation MMGFQRGFAAAVAVLAVTAVSGCAQWQGPNSLPLPGTEGGGADAYVIRAEMPDVDNLQRNSRVRVGDVTVGTVTKIELAGWDAMVTMVLNGDVELPANVTATLGQTSLLGSKHIELAPPVGEVPEGRLRDKGFIPLRSSSAYPTTEQTLAALSMLLNGGGIGQIQEITETLATAFAGRESEIRTLVNQLDTFLGHLSSQTADIIDATDSLNHVVSQFATQKPVLDRAIETIPEALSVLRDERATLVEAWERFGRFSALAADATLQTKDALVKELQDIGPVLQSLADSGPALTRSMDFFSTFPYPKNTLEKWVRGDYANLTAIIDLTLSRLDSSLFTGTRWEGNLTELEIQWGRTIGQLPSPYTAGNPLVAPYHFDGGS, from the coding sequence ATGATGGGATTTCAGCGGGGCTTCGCAGCGGCGGTGGCGGTTCTGGCCGTTACTGCAGTGTCGGGATGCGCCCAATGGCAGGGTCCGAACTCATTGCCATTGCCGGGAACCGAGGGCGGAGGCGCAGACGCTTACGTCATCAGAGCTGAGATGCCCGATGTCGATAATCTGCAACGAAATTCGCGGGTGCGCGTCGGAGACGTCACGGTTGGAACAGTCACGAAGATCGAACTTGCGGGCTGGGACGCGATGGTGACGATGGTCCTCAACGGAGACGTCGAGTTGCCGGCGAACGTCACGGCGACATTGGGGCAGACCAGCTTGCTCGGGTCCAAACACATCGAGTTGGCGCCTCCGGTCGGGGAAGTCCCGGAAGGCCGACTTCGCGACAAGGGGTTCATTCCGCTTCGCTCGTCGAGCGCGTACCCGACCACCGAGCAGACGCTGGCTGCGCTGTCGATGTTGCTCAACGGCGGTGGGATCGGGCAGATCCAGGAGATCACCGAGACCCTCGCCACGGCATTCGCTGGCAGGGAGTCCGAGATCAGGACACTGGTCAACCAGCTTGACACTTTCCTGGGGCACCTCAGCAGTCAGACCGCCGACATCATCGACGCCACCGACAGCCTCAACCATGTGGTGAGTCAATTCGCCACGCAGAAGCCCGTGTTGGACAGAGCGATTGAGACAATCCCCGAGGCTCTGAGTGTCCTACGCGATGAGCGGGCAACCCTTGTCGAGGCATGGGAGCGGTTCGGGAGGTTCAGCGCGCTGGCTGCTGACGCGACGCTGCAGACCAAGGATGCTCTCGTCAAGGAGTTGCAGGATATCGGTCCGGTTCTGCAGTCCCTGGCCGACAGCGGTCCGGCGCTCACCAGGTCGATGGATTTCTTCTCCACCTTCCCCTACCCCAAGAACACCCTGGAGAAGTGGGTGCGGGGCGACTACGCCAATCTCACCGCGATCATCGACCTCACCCTCAGCCGCCTCGACTCGTCGCTGTTCACTGGAACTCGATGGGAGGGAAATCTGACGGAGCTCGAGATTCAGTGGGGACGCACCATCGGTCAGCTTCCCAGTCCCTATACCGCGGGTAATCCGTTGGTTGCTCCCTACCATTTCGACGGGGGATCCTGA
- a CDS encoding MCE family protein — protein MMRTGVFKVGLGLFMTVVLAAGVLFVGMAPNRNRTWVTGYFANSNGIFVGDDVRVLGMPVGTIDRIEPQPGGAKITFWVDGRYPVPADVNAMIISPSLVAVRAIELTPVYGGGPKLATGSVIPEQRTAVPIEYDELRAQLQKLTATLQPTSPGGVSTLGEFVNTAADNMRGQGASVRDALTKLGQAFSALGDHSSDIFDTVKSLSIFVSALQSSHDVIRQLNVNLAAVTGLLSDEPNEVADAIANLNAVIGDVRSFVTDNKEALGITTERLASITTALNDSLDDIKQTLHVAPTAFQNFLNIYQPAQATLSGALAVTNFANPVSFLCGAIQAASQLGAEQSAKLCAQYLAPIVRNRQYNFLPFGVNPVVGAAARPNEIGYSEDWLRPDYVPPAGPISDEGSRPSSTGEPISTAGAPSDGAAIPPLAAEVQQVDPAEGLRGLMTVDQGQP, from the coding sequence ATGATGCGAACCGGTGTCTTCAAGGTCGGACTCGGCCTTTTCATGACTGTGGTCCTCGCAGCGGGTGTGCTGTTTGTCGGTATGGCGCCGAACCGGAACCGCACGTGGGTGACCGGCTACTTCGCCAACAGCAACGGTATCTTCGTCGGAGACGATGTCCGGGTCCTGGGGATGCCGGTCGGAACGATCGATCGTATTGAGCCTCAACCCGGTGGGGCGAAGATCACCTTCTGGGTGGACGGACGATATCCGGTGCCGGCCGATGTGAATGCGATGATCATTTCGCCGTCGCTGGTCGCAGTCCGGGCGATCGAGTTGACGCCTGTCTATGGGGGCGGACCAAAGTTGGCCACGGGCTCGGTGATCCCGGAGCAGCGAACCGCGGTGCCGATCGAGTATGACGAACTGCGCGCGCAGTTGCAGAAGCTCACCGCGACGCTCCAGCCCACCTCACCGGGAGGGGTGAGCACGCTGGGCGAGTTCGTCAACACTGCGGCGGACAACATGCGCGGCCAGGGCGCCAGTGTCCGGGACGCGCTGACCAAACTTGGACAAGCGTTCTCGGCTCTGGGTGACCACAGTTCCGACATCTTCGACACCGTCAAGAGCCTGTCGATTTTCGTGTCCGCGCTGCAGTCGAGCCACGACGTCATTCGCCAGCTGAACGTGAATCTCGCCGCGGTGACCGGGCTGCTGTCAGACGAACCGAACGAGGTGGCGGATGCCATCGCCAACCTGAACGCCGTGATCGGTGACGTACGTTCCTTCGTCACCGACAACAAGGAGGCGCTCGGCATCACCACGGAGAGGCTGGCTTCGATCACCACGGCGCTCAACGACAGCCTCGACGACATCAAACAGACGTTGCACGTAGCGCCGACGGCGTTCCAGAACTTCCTCAACATCTACCAGCCGGCGCAGGCGACACTCAGCGGTGCCTTGGCAGTGACCAACTTCGCCAACCCAGTATCCTTCCTGTGCGGCGCGATTCAGGCGGCATCACAGCTCGGGGCGGAGCAGTCGGCCAAGCTGTGCGCGCAGTATCTGGCACCGATAGTCAGGAACCGGCAGTACAATTTTCTGCCCTTCGGTGTGAACCCGGTCGTCGGTGCAGCAGCGCGTCCCAATGAGATTGGGTACTCGGAGGACTGGCTGCGACCGGACTACGTTCCGCCGGCGGGACCGATATCCGATGAAGGCAGCCGTCCATCGTCCACCGGTGAGCCCATCTCGACTGCCGGCGCACCATCGGACGGTGCGGCGATACCGCCACTGGCTGCCGAGGTGCAGCAGGTTGACCCCGCTGAGGGGTTACGGGGGCTCATGACCGTCGACCAGGGGCAGCCATGA
- a CDS encoding MCE family protein produces MKSFTERNPMAVGVAGLGLSAALAIAALNYQSLPVLNETNNYSAYFANASGLVNGAAVEVSGVQVGRVKSMRLDGPRVLITFDVQSGIRLGDRSEAAIKTKSLLGAKYLEVIPRGEGVQGETIPLDRTTSAYQLPDALGDVASAVSGLDTQQLSASLAVLSETFKDTPPALKSALTNVARFADALDRRDSELRGLLANARKATGVLAEHSDQIVRLVDDTNALLAQLITEANALDHISVDIAELTQQIKGFIGDNRQTLRPALEKLNGVLTIVDNRKVEVQQSIKKLNAYAMSLGESVSSGPFFKAYLVNLLPGQFIQPFVDAAFSDLGLDPATRLPSELVDPQIGQPATPALPVPFPRTGQGGPPRLNLPDAITGNPDDPRYPYRELLPAPESGGPPPGPPAADVGDSSQSPASDSTDAGGGVTLRTEPTTPGSGQ; encoded by the coding sequence GTGAAGTCGTTCACGGAACGCAATCCAATGGCGGTCGGTGTCGCAGGGCTTGGCCTCAGCGCGGCGTTGGCAATTGCTGCGCTCAATTACCAATCCCTACCCGTACTCAACGAGACCAATAACTACTCAGCGTATTTCGCCAATGCCAGCGGGCTGGTGAATGGTGCAGCGGTTGAGGTGTCGGGGGTGCAGGTTGGCCGAGTGAAGAGCATGAGGCTGGACGGCCCCCGGGTCCTGATCACCTTTGACGTGCAGAGCGGCATCAGACTGGGAGATCGCAGCGAAGCCGCGATCAAGACGAAGAGTCTGTTGGGTGCGAAGTATCTCGAGGTGATCCCGCGGGGGGAGGGGGTGCAGGGAGAAACGATTCCCCTCGATCGCACCACCTCTGCCTACCAGTTGCCGGATGCGCTGGGTGATGTGGCATCGGCGGTCAGCGGCCTCGATACACAGCAGTTGTCCGCGTCCCTTGCTGTCCTCTCCGAGACATTCAAAGACACGCCGCCCGCGTTGAAATCGGCATTGACGAACGTCGCCCGATTCGCCGACGCGCTTGACCGGCGTGATTCCGAGCTTCGTGGTCTTCTTGCCAACGCGCGCAAGGCCACCGGCGTGCTTGCGGAACACAGTGATCAGATCGTCCGACTCGTCGACGACACGAATGCGCTCCTGGCCCAGTTGATCACGGAGGCAAACGCGCTCGACCATATTTCGGTGGACATTGCTGAGCTGACACAGCAGATCAAGGGATTCATCGGTGACAATCGGCAAACGCTGCGGCCGGCGCTGGAGAAGCTCAACGGCGTGCTGACAATCGTCGACAATCGAAAAGTTGAAGTGCAGCAATCGATCAAGAAGCTCAATGCGTATGCGATGTCGCTGGGAGAGTCGGTGTCCTCGGGCCCGTTCTTCAAGGCCTACTTGGTGAACCTTCTGCCTGGGCAGTTCATCCAACCGTTTGTTGACGCCGCATTCTCGGATCTCGGTCTAGATCCTGCGACACGTCTTCCTTCGGAGTTGGTCGATCCGCAGATCGGTCAACCGGCAACCCCGGCGTTGCCGGTGCCCTTCCCCCGGACGGGTCAGGGGGGACCGCCCCGTCTGAATCTGCCCGACGCCATCACCGGGAACCCGGACGATCCGCGCTACCCCTACCGCGAGCTGCTGCCGGCGCCAGAGTCCGGGGGCCCGCCACCGGGACCGCCGGCGGCCGATGTGGGGGATTCGTCACAGTCGCCGGCGTCGGATTCCACGGACGCCGGGGGTGGCGTGACGCTGCGAACGGAACCGACTACCCCAGGAAGTGGACAATGA
- a CDS encoding MCE family protein, with translation MRGNMIGVVWRVTTFLVICSFLTFGLYAVFGQFRFQKENTYAAVFTNASGLKANQFVRVAGVEVGKVKSVVVQPDTTVRVEFTARPVVVLTEGTRAVIRYDDLIGGRFLALEEGAGGTPTIKPGGVIAVANTSPALDLDALIGGFRPLFRALDPEQTNELTGELIKAFEGQADTVGSFLNRVASLTSALADRDQLIGDVVTNLNTVLGSLGDQSTQFAKAIESLSELVSTLSDHRQELSAAVSSSDVAFGAITDLLRQGRPPVTKVVQETDRTSALVVADHEYFDNLLKTLPDAYQMLSRQGLYGDFFSFYLCDLLLKVNGKGGQPVYVKLAGQTTGRCTPK, from the coding sequence ATGAGGGGCAACATGATCGGCGTCGTATGGAGGGTCACGACCTTCCTCGTGATCTGCTCGTTCCTGACGTTCGGCCTGTACGCGGTGTTCGGGCAGTTTCGTTTCCAGAAGGAGAACACCTACGCTGCCGTGTTCACCAACGCGAGTGGGCTGAAGGCGAATCAGTTCGTCCGCGTGGCGGGTGTGGAAGTGGGCAAGGTGAAATCAGTTGTTGTCCAACCCGACACCACGGTGAGGGTCGAGTTCACGGCCAGGCCTGTCGTGGTCCTCACCGAGGGCACTCGTGCGGTGATCCGCTACGACGATCTCATCGGGGGGAGGTTCCTTGCATTGGAGGAGGGTGCTGGCGGAACACCAACGATCAAGCCCGGTGGTGTGATCGCTGTGGCCAACACGTCGCCAGCGCTGGATCTCGACGCGTTGATCGGCGGGTTTCGCCCCCTGTTCCGCGCCCTCGATCCGGAGCAGACCAACGAGTTGACCGGCGAACTGATCAAGGCGTTCGAGGGGCAAGCCGACACCGTGGGCTCGTTCCTCAACAGGGTTGCGTCTCTGACCTCCGCGTTGGCCGACCGCGATCAGTTGATCGGGGATGTGGTCACCAATCTGAACACAGTGCTCGGTTCGCTCGGTGATCAGAGCACCCAGTTCGCCAAAGCCATCGAATCGTTGTCGGAACTGGTTTCGACATTGTCGGACCATCGACAGGAACTGTCGGCCGCGGTTTCGAGTTCGGATGTGGCGTTCGGCGCAATCACGGATCTGTTGCGTCAAGGCCGTCCACCGGTCACCAAAGTCGTTCAGGAGACCGACCGCACATCCGCTCTTGTGGTGGCCGACCATGAGTACTTCGATAATCTGCTCAAGACGTTGCCTGACGCCTATCAGATGCTGTCCCGGCAGGGTCTCTACGGAGACTTCTTCTCCTTCTATCTCTGCGACCTGCTCTTGAAAGTCAACGGCAAGGGCGGCCAACCCGTCTATGTGAAGTTGGCTGGCCAGACCACGGGAAGGTGCACTCCCAAGTGA
- a CDS encoding MCE family protein, protein MISVGDGRRDHPAWWGLGLLAVVGLVIILTVTLFAGTFRSYLSVTLLSDRAGLVMESGGKVKMRGVVVGRVAEIHEGPDSVSLALELDPKQVKNIPANVQARIRATTAFGAKFVDLLPPPDPSTARLAAGAVLTSQNVSTEVNTVFQNLTELLGRIEPTKLNAVLSAVAEGLRGKGSAIRDATASANQVLAELNTRDEVFRRNWRAVKDVSDAYGSVAQEIIEVLDAASVTGSTIAAHASDLDRLLVSVSGLSISGTSLLESSSGDLIKGINSLEPTTQLLMKYNPQLTCTLVGAKLLLDPQSQGGYGWADANGGRDGRSTILDVALLLGDDQYRYPDHLPVVGAKGGPGGKPGCGSLPDVSKKFPVQYLVTNTGWGTGMDVRPNPGIAFPGFANYFPVTRGAPDPASVRNFGGPAPGPQGVAPFGAPLYAPDGTPLYPGLPPAPPPGAPREQGPTPGSEPFVVENPMQQQPTPAPPLPTPAMPTP, encoded by the coding sequence ATGATCTCGGTCGGCGATGGACGCAGGGATCATCCGGCCTGGTGGGGACTCGGCCTGCTGGCGGTCGTCGGTTTGGTGATCATCCTGACCGTCACACTGTTCGCCGGAACATTCCGCTCCTACCTTTCGGTCACCTTGTTGTCCGACCGGGCGGGCCTGGTCATGGAGTCCGGCGGCAAGGTGAAGATGCGCGGAGTCGTCGTCGGACGCGTGGCTGAGATTCACGAGGGACCAGACTCGGTGAGTCTTGCGCTGGAACTGGACCCGAAGCAGGTCAAGAACATTCCGGCCAACGTGCAGGCCCGGATACGGGCTACGACGGCATTCGGCGCCAAGTTCGTGGATCTCTTGCCGCCACCAGACCCCAGTACGGCCAGACTCGCCGCTGGCGCTGTCTTGACGTCCCAGAATGTCAGCACCGAGGTCAACACCGTCTTTCAGAACCTGACCGAGCTTCTCGGCCGGATCGAGCCGACCAAGCTCAACGCGGTGCTCTCCGCGGTCGCAGAAGGCTTGCGCGGTAAGGGTTCGGCTATTCGCGATGCGACCGCGAGTGCCAACCAGGTGCTGGCGGAGCTGAATACCCGCGACGAGGTGTTCCGGCGCAACTGGCGGGCAGTCAAGGACGTGAGTGACGCATACGGCTCAGTGGCCCAGGAGATCATCGAAGTGCTCGACGCCGCGAGTGTGACGGGCTCCACCATCGCCGCTCACGCCTCAGATCTGGACCGACTTCTCGTCAGCGTCTCCGGGCTCTCGATCAGCGGCACGAGTCTGCTCGAGTCGAGTAGCGGCGACCTGATCAAGGGCATCAACTCACTCGAGCCGACAACGCAGCTGCTGATGAAGTACAACCCTCAGCTGACCTGCACACTTGTCGGAGCGAAGCTGCTGCTCGACCCACAGAGCCAAGGCGGATACGGGTGGGCGGACGCCAACGGTGGCCGCGACGGCAGGTCGACGATCTTGGATGTCGCGTTGCTGTTGGGTGACGACCAGTACCGATACCCGGATCATCTGCCGGTCGTCGGCGCCAAGGGAGGTCCGGGCGGCAAGCCTGGGTGCGGATCGTTGCCGGATGTGTCGAAGAAGTTCCCAGTCCAGTATCTGGTGACGAACACAGGCTGGGGAACCGGGATGGATGTCCGGCCTAATCCTGGCATCGCGTTCCCTGGATTCGCCAACTACTTCCCGGTGACTCGCGGTGCGCCGGACCCGGCCAGTGTCCGTAACTTCGGTGGGCCGGCTCCCGGGCCTCAGGGAGTTGCACCATTCGGGGCGCCGCTGTACGCCCCCGACGGTACGCCCTTGTATCCCGGTCTTCCGCCGGCCCCGCCTCCGGGTGCGCCGCGAGAGCAGGGTCCGACCCCTGGATCGGAACCATTCGTGGTGGAGAACCCCATGCAACAGCAGCCGACACCCGCGCCGCCGTTGCCGACACCTGCGATGCCGACCCCGTGA
- a CDS encoding IS256 family transposase produces the protein MTTAHNIDLPSVLAERLTTTHPDVLRELLATFIHTLMGAEADALCDAGYGERSTERTNSRNGYRHRQFDTRAGTLDLAIPKLRQGSYFPDWLLERRKRAERALTTVVATCYLLGVSTRRMDKLVETLGITSLSKSQVSVMAKELDAAVEAFRTRPLDAGPYTFVAADALVLKVREQGRVVNVHALIATGVNAEGYREILGIDVSTAEDGAGWLTFWRSLTARGLSGVKLVTSDAHAGLVAAIGATLPGAAWQRCRTHYTTNLMSITPKASWPWVRTLLHSVFDQPDTESVEAQYDRIIDALADKLPKVADHLEAARPDLLAFTTFPKQIWRQIWSNNPQERLNKEIRRRTDVVGIFPDRNALIRLVGAVLAEQHDEWAESRRYLGLDVLSKSRAVNDTPTEQEANPAALTA, from the coding sequence ATGACCACCGCCCACAATATCGACCTGCCCAGCGTGCTCGCCGAACGACTCACCACCACCCACCCCGACGTGCTGCGCGAACTGCTCGCCACGTTCATCCACACCCTGATGGGAGCGGAAGCCGACGCCCTGTGCGACGCCGGCTACGGGGAACGCAGCACCGAGCGCACCAACTCCCGCAACGGTTACCGTCACCGCCAATTCGACACCCGCGCAGGCACATTGGACTTGGCAATCCCCAAGCTGCGCCAGGGGTCGTATTTCCCGGACTGGCTGCTGGAGCGCCGTAAACGCGCTGAGCGGGCGTTGACCACAGTGGTGGCCACCTGCTACCTGCTCGGGGTGTCGACGCGTCGGATGGACAAGCTCGTCGAAACCCTCGGCATCACCAGCCTGTCGAAGTCGCAGGTCAGCGTGATGGCCAAGGAACTCGACGCCGCCGTCGAAGCGTTCCGCACCCGGCCACTGGACGCCGGGCCGTACACCTTCGTCGCGGCCGATGCGCTGGTGCTCAAGGTCCGCGAGCAGGGCCGTGTCGTGAATGTGCACGCCCTGATCGCCACCGGGGTCAACGCCGAGGGATACCGCGAGATCCTGGGCATCGATGTGTCCACGGCCGAGGACGGCGCGGGCTGGTTGACGTTCTGGCGGTCGCTGACCGCGCGTGGGTTGTCCGGGGTCAAGCTAGTCACCTCCGACGCGCATGCCGGGCTGGTGGCCGCGATCGGTGCCACGCTGCCCGGAGCGGCCTGGCAGCGCTGCAGAACGCATTACACGACCAACCTGATGAGCATCACCCCGAAGGCGTCATGGCCGTGGGTACGAACCCTGTTGCATTCAGTGTTCGACCAACCAGACACTGAATCCGTTGAAGCGCAATATGATCGGATCATCGATGCCTTGGCCGACAAGCTACCCAAGGTGGCCGATCACCTCGAAGCGGCCCGGCCGGACCTGTTGGCGTTCACCACGTTCCCCAAGCAGATCTGGCGCCAAATCTGGAGCAACAATCCCCAAGAAAGGCTCAATAAAGAGATCCGCCGCCGCACCGACGTCGTCGGCATCTTCCCCGACCGCAACGCTCTAATCCGCCTCGTCGGCGCCGTGCTGGCCGAACAACACGACGAATGGGCTGAATCCCGGCGGTACCTCGGCCTCGACGTCCTCAGCAAATCACGCGCCGTCAACGACACCCCGACCGAACAGGAGGCCAACCCCGCGGCACTGACCGCCTGA